A portion of the Halobacillus ihumii genome contains these proteins:
- a CDS encoding tRNA (adenine(22)-N(1))-methyltransferase — protein sequence MKVTKLSERLAKVAEYLPEGACFADIGSDHAYLPCYVCLHDDKAKAVAGEVNKGPYHSAVQEVRSHELADRIDVRLGDGLMVLGADEVQQVVIAGMGGPLIRDILEQGKDKLGRVSRIIAQPNIDARTVRKWFYDNQFCLVQETILEENGHIYEVLMAEKGEPGINYDDETLQKQMWLGPFLLKENNSVFKKKWQQEKSKKESILQQMSGSKQPDQLKMKQFQKELEWIKEALEP from the coding sequence ATGAAGGTAACAAAACTATCCGAGCGTCTTGCAAAGGTGGCAGAATACTTGCCTGAAGGGGCGTGTTTCGCCGATATAGGCTCAGATCATGCCTATCTTCCTTGTTATGTTTGTCTTCATGATGATAAAGCCAAGGCTGTAGCCGGAGAGGTGAATAAAGGCCCCTATCATAGCGCTGTCCAAGAAGTCCGTTCACATGAGTTAGCTGATCGGATAGATGTCAGGCTGGGAGATGGCTTAATGGTTTTAGGAGCAGATGAAGTGCAACAAGTTGTTATTGCAGGTATGGGAGGGCCGCTTATCCGGGATATTTTAGAACAGGGAAAAGATAAATTAGGTCGAGTATCCAGAATTATTGCCCAGCCAAACATTGATGCCCGCACGGTCCGTAAATGGTTTTACGATAATCAATTTTGTTTAGTTCAGGAAACTATTCTTGAAGAGAATGGCCATATTTACGAAGTACTAATGGCTGAAAAGGGAGAGCCGGGAATAAATTATGACGATGAGACTCTGCAAAAACAAATGTGGCTCGGACCTTTTCTATTAAAAGAAAACAATTCAGTGTTTAAAAAGAAATGGCAGCAGGAAAAAAGTAAGAAAGAAAGTATATTGCAACAGATGAGCGGTTCCAAACAACCTGATCAATTGAAAATGAAGCAATTCCAAAAAGAATTGGAGTGGATAAAGGAGGCTCTTGAACCATGA
- the cccA gene encoding cytochrome c550, translating into MKRNPVIPFAIIAVLGILAMIVISGIGVNQKEAIQNEEEGGGQEQTADASPEEMFQAKCASCHGGDLSGGIGPNLQQVGSRYSAEEIQDIIINGKGSQMPAGLYTGEQAAKLAQWLAEKK; encoded by the coding sequence ATGAAAAGAAACCCTGTGATTCCTTTTGCAATTATTGCTGTTTTAGGAATTTTAGCTATGATTGTTATTTCAGGGATAGGTGTAAACCAAAAAGAAGCAATTCAGAATGAAGAAGAAGGTGGAGGACAAGAGCAGACGGCGGATGCCAGTCCGGAAGAAATGTTCCAGGCTAAATGTGCCAGCTGCCATGGTGGTGACTTAAGTGGAGGAATCGGACCAAATCTGCAACAAGTTGGAAGCCGTTACTCTGCAGAAGAAATTCAGGATATCATCATAAATGGTAAGGGCTCACAAATGCCTGCCGGTCTCTATACAGGAGAGCAAGCAGCGAAGCTAGCCCAATGGCTGGCTGAAAAAAAATAA
- the rpoD gene encoding RNA polymerase sigma factor RpoD — protein sequence MADKQQQPSRSKENETELTLEQAKEQLLEMGKKRGVLAYEEVAEKLSSFELDSDQMDEYYEHLNEQGVEVIGDSDQDPSMQQLNKEEEFNLNDLSVPPGVKINDPVRMYLKEIGRVNLLSAKDEISLAQRIENGNEEAKRDLAEANLRLVVSIAKRYVGRGMLFLDLIQEGNMGLIKAVEKFDYRKGYKFSTYATWWIRQAITRAIADQARTIRIPVHMVETINKLIRVQRQLLQDLGREPTPEEIAQDMELTPDKVREILKIAQEPVSLETPIGEEDDSHLGDFIEDQEATSPSDHAAYELLKEQLEDVLDTLTDREENVLRLRFGLDDGRTRTLEEVGKVFGVTRERIRQIEAKALRKLRHPSRSKRLKDFME from the coding sequence ATGGCGGATAAGCAACAACAGCCATCACGTTCTAAAGAAAATGAAACTGAATTGACCCTGGAGCAAGCAAAAGAGCAATTGCTTGAAATGGGTAAAAAACGAGGGGTTCTTGCCTATGAGGAAGTGGCAGAGAAACTTTCGAGCTTTGAGTTAGACTCAGATCAAATGGATGAGTATTACGAGCACTTGAATGAGCAGGGTGTAGAGGTAATTGGTGATTCGGATCAAGATCCTAGCATGCAGCAGCTGAATAAAGAAGAAGAATTTAATTTAAACGATTTAAGCGTGCCTCCAGGTGTTAAAATAAATGATCCTGTTCGGATGTACCTTAAAGAAATAGGAAGAGTTAATCTTTTATCGGCCAAGGACGAAATAAGTTTGGCTCAACGCATCGAAAACGGCAACGAAGAAGCGAAGCGTGATCTTGCAGAAGCGAACTTACGTTTAGTCGTTAGTATCGCAAAAAGGTATGTTGGTCGAGGAATGCTCTTTTTAGATTTGATCCAAGAAGGAAATATGGGTCTAATTAAAGCGGTAGAGAAGTTTGATTACCGCAAGGGATACAAGTTTAGTACGTATGCTACATGGTGGATAAGACAAGCTATTACCCGTGCTATAGCAGATCAGGCACGTACAATTCGAATTCCAGTTCACATGGTTGAGACGATTAATAAGTTAATTCGTGTTCAGCGACAATTACTACAGGACCTGGGACGTGAACCTACTCCAGAAGAGATTGCTCAGGACATGGAACTTACTCCTGATAAGGTCCGTGAAATCCTAAAAATTGCCCAAGAACCAGTCTCTCTTGAAACTCCTATTGGAGAAGAGGACGATTCACATCTCGGTGATTTCATTGAAGATCAGGAAGCTACTTCCCCATCCGACCATGCTGCTTATGAATTGTTGAAAGAACAGCTGGAAGATGTATTGGACACCCTGACTGATCGTGAAGAGAATGTACTTCGCCTTCGTTTTGGCCTGGATGATGGACGCACTCGTACTCTTGAGGAAGTTGGGAAAGTATTTGGCGTAACAAGAGAGCGAATCCGTCAAATTGAAGCAAAAGCTCTTCGTAAGCTCAGACATCCTAGCAGAAGCAAACGTTTGAAAGACTTTATGGAATAG
- the dnaG gene encoding DNA primase translates to MAGHIPEEKVDEIRKAVDIVDVVGEHVQLKKQGRNYFGLCPFHGENTPSFSVSADKQIFHCFGCGKGGNVYSFLMEMEGFTFLQAVKKVADQTGHPLPEQFNETQQLEHDPESQSSLDAHAWLTKLYHHLLRNSKEGQEAYEYLLQRGFTEETINRHQLGYSPSSNDFVVTFLEKKGFHPQQMVKAGLLNTNERGGYFDRFRGRIMFPLRNHLGKTVAFAGRATGAQEPKYLNSPETDLFRKGRLLYNFDLARGSIRKQNQIILFEGYADVISADQAGIQNGIATMGTSVSDTQAQLIKRYAEKVVICYDGDDAGIEAAVKAAKLLKKAGCETNVARVPNGMDPDEFIKKFGGDRFRREILDASDPYTSFMIHYLRRSFNLQLEGDRITFIERVIQEVAQLDRAIEREHYLNEIAEEFQISMNTLKEEVEQLRLQHPKLDSMDKRRHTNSTSSKNVHHKLLPAFHNAERKLIAYMLKNPFIADKVQEELGGSFNITEHQVIVTHLYAYYEDGHESDISHFVERIEDPSLRNLVIHLAMSPLAEEEVSDKEIDDYIHRIRLENSDRVDIKSLEAELKRAEQHNEPIKAAEIAMKILRRKQELKNTH, encoded by the coding sequence ATGGCTGGACACATTCCAGAGGAAAAAGTAGACGAAATTCGAAAAGCTGTAGATATTGTAGACGTTGTGGGTGAACATGTTCAATTAAAGAAACAGGGTAGAAATTACTTCGGATTATGCCCTTTTCACGGTGAGAATACTCCTTCCTTTTCCGTATCCGCTGATAAACAAATCTTTCATTGTTTTGGATGTGGAAAGGGTGGGAACGTCTATTCTTTTCTAATGGAAATGGAAGGATTTACTTTCCTTCAGGCAGTAAAAAAGGTAGCTGACCAGACTGGACACCCCTTGCCAGAGCAATTCAATGAAACACAGCAGCTAGAGCATGACCCGGAATCCCAAAGCAGCTTAGATGCACATGCCTGGTTAACTAAGCTCTATCATCATCTATTACGAAATTCGAAAGAGGGACAAGAAGCCTACGAGTATTTACTGCAGCGCGGCTTTACGGAAGAAACAATAAATAGACATCAGCTAGGCTACTCTCCAAGTTCGAATGACTTCGTTGTAACCTTTTTAGAGAAGAAAGGTTTTCATCCACAGCAAATGGTAAAGGCTGGTTTATTGAATACGAATGAACGAGGCGGATATTTTGATCGCTTCAGAGGAAGAATTATGTTTCCTCTCCGTAATCATCTTGGTAAAACCGTAGCTTTCGCAGGACGGGCGACTGGAGCTCAGGAGCCTAAGTATTTAAATAGTCCAGAAACAGACTTGTTTCGAAAGGGCCGCCTTCTCTATAATTTTGATTTGGCACGGGGATCCATCAGAAAACAAAACCAAATCATTTTATTTGAGGGGTATGCTGATGTTATATCCGCTGATCAAGCAGGCATTCAGAATGGGATTGCCACCATGGGAACATCAGTCTCAGATACTCAAGCCCAACTAATAAAGCGTTACGCCGAAAAGGTTGTTATTTGCTATGACGGCGATGATGCAGGAATAGAGGCCGCTGTTAAAGCGGCAAAGCTGCTTAAAAAAGCTGGTTGTGAAACGAATGTAGCGCGAGTGCCGAATGGAATGGACCCGGATGAATTCATTAAAAAATTTGGCGGCGATCGTTTCAGACGTGAAATATTAGATGCTAGTGATCCATATACATCTTTTATGATCCACTATTTAAGGCGGAGCTTTAATCTGCAATTAGAAGGAGATCGGATCACTTTTATCGAAAGGGTAATACAAGAGGTCGCACAGCTAGACCGGGCCATCGAAAGGGAACATTATCTGAACGAAATAGCAGAAGAATTTCAAATTTCCATGAATACCTTAAAGGAAGAGGTGGAGCAGCTAAGACTGCAGCATCCTAAACTGGATAGCATGGATAAGAGGCGACATACTAATTCTACAAGCTCAAAAAACGTTCACCATAAACTGCTTCCGGCCTTTCATAATGCTGAAAGAAAGCTGATAGCATATATGTTGAAAAACCCTTTTATTGCTGATAAAGTTCAAGAAGAATTAGGTGGTTCGTTTAATATTACCGAGCATCAGGTCATTGTCACGCATCTTTACGCATATTATGAAGACGGTCATGAATCAGATATTAGTCATTTTGTTGAACGGATTGAAGATCCATCCTTAAGGAACCTTGTGATCCACTTAGCTATGTCGCCATTGGCTGAGGAGGAAGTGTCGGATAAGGAAATTGATGACTATATTCATCGGATTCGATTAGAGAACAGTGATCGGGTCGATATTAAGAGCTTAGAGGCTGAGCTTAAACGAGCTGAACAGCACAATGAGCCGATAAAAGCAGCAGAAATTGCCATGAAAATCTTGAGACGAAAACAAGAGTTGAAAAACACTCATTAA
- a CDS encoding pyruvate, water dikinase regulatory protein — translation MKKPCIYILSDSVGETAELVVKAALSQFDDGPFDVQRIPYVEDKGTINETIAQAKEHEALIGFTLVAPEFRQHLLAEARQENIECIDIMGPMMDAMQRFFNTEPRLEPGLVHKLDEDYFKRVEAIEFAVKYDDGRDARGISKADIILIGVSRTSKTPLSQYLAHKRLKVANVPIVPEVDPPDELFKVNPNKCIGLKISPEKLNDIRKERLKSLGLGEQASYANMNRIHQEIEHFNTVVEKIGCHVIDVSHKAVEETANVIVNKLREDSLK, via the coding sequence ATGAAGAAACCATGTATTTATATCCTATCTGATTCTGTAGGAGAAACGGCTGAGTTAGTTGTAAAGGCCGCACTCAGTCAATTTGATGATGGTCCTTTTGATGTCCAGCGAATTCCTTATGTAGAGGATAAAGGAACCATCAATGAAACAATTGCCCAGGCAAAAGAGCATGAGGCATTGATAGGCTTTACTTTGGTAGCACCAGAATTCAGACAGCACCTTTTAGCCGAAGCCAGACAGGAAAATATTGAGTGCATCGATATAATGGGTCCCATGATGGATGCTATGCAGCGTTTCTTTAATACCGAACCAAGGCTCGAGCCAGGGCTTGTCCATAAATTGGATGAAGATTACTTTAAGCGCGTGGAGGCGATCGAGTTCGCTGTTAAGTATGATGACGGCAGGGATGCAAGAGGGATCTCAAAAGCGGATATAATTCTGATCGGAGTCTCGAGGACATCGAAGACTCCATTATCTCAGTATCTAGCTCATAAACGGTTGAAGGTGGCGAACGTTCCAATTGTTCCAGAGGTAGATCCGCCAGATGAATTATTTAAAGTGAACCCAAATAAATGTATTGGACTTAAAATTAGCCCGGAGAAATTAAATGATATTCGTAAAGAACGACTGAAATCACTTGGATTAGGTGAACAGGCAAGTTATGCGAATATGAACCGTATCCATCAGGAAATAGAACACTTTAATACTGTGGTGGAAAAAATCGGCTGCCATGTAATAGATGTTTCACATAAGGCGGTTGAAGAAACAGCTAATGTTATTGTCAATAAACTAAGAGAAGATTCTTTGAAATAA
- a CDS encoding helix-turn-helix transcriptional regulator: MDLSNRQEQIIQIVKDNGPITGENIADQLSLTRATLRPDLAILTMAGFLDARPRVGYFFTGKTGSELLTEKLKKFKVHEYQGLPIVVEEDVSVYDAICTMFLEDVGTLFVTKEQSLLVGVLSRKDLLRASIGNQDLTSIPVHIIMTRMPNISICEKDDLLLDAAQKLIEKQIDGLPVVKPNDHGLEVVGRLTKTSITKALVELARDQHL, from the coding sequence ATGGATCTATCCAACCGACAAGAACAAATTATCCAGATTGTAAAAGACAACGGACCGATTACAGGTGAGAATATAGCGGATCAATTAAGCTTAACTAGAGCTACATTACGACCAGACTTAGCCATTTTAACAATGGCAGGATTTTTGGATGCACGTCCCAGGGTAGGCTACTTTTTTACTGGGAAAACCGGATCGGAGCTCTTAACTGAAAAGCTGAAGAAGTTTAAAGTACATGAATATCAAGGGCTTCCCATCGTGGTGGAAGAGGATGTTTCCGTTTACGATGCGATTTGTACCATGTTTCTGGAGGACGTAGGCACATTATTCGTTACTAAGGAACAATCCCTGCTCGTAGGAGTGCTTTCCAGGAAAGACTTATTACGGGCCAGTATTGGGAACCAGGATTTAACATCTATTCCCGTTCATATTATTATGACAAGAATGCCTAACATATCTATTTGTGAAAAGGACGATTTGCTATTAGACGCTGCTCAAAAGCTAATTGAAAAGCAGATTGACGGACTACCCGTCGTAAAACCTAATGATCATGGGTTAGAGGTAGTAGGACGTTTAACGAAAACCAGTATTACTAAAGCTTTAGTGGAGCTTGCAAGAGATCAACACCTATGA
- the glyS gene encoding glycine--tRNA ligase subunit beta, producing MNKTVLFELGLEEMPARFIDDAVKQLTAHTEDWFNENRIPFGSIQSFATPRRLAVKISDVAEQQTDMDEEVKGPAKKIAQDEEGNWSKAAIGFSKGQGQTVDDIYFKEINGTEYVHIKKFTQGESSFKLLAEFGEVLLGLNFPKNMRWGNSDLRFIRPIRWIVALYGDTVIPFQIGKVSTAKHTYGHRFLGSETIVSEADEYESVMEREFVIADQNKRKQLIVEQLSKLEETKNWLIMKDEDLLNEVTHLVEYPTVFSGAFSEEFLEVPEEALITSMKEHQRYFPVRAGNGSLQPYFVAVRNGNSEHLDTVSRGNEKVLKARLADAQFFYREDQKGSLEQKAAKLQKMVYQEELGTLADKVDRVKTITAEMSAMLELSESVTAKAMRAAELCKFDLVTHMVDEFSELQGIMGEKYARLFGEEEDVAAAIREHYMPTHAGGELPATMIGSVVSVADKLDTIIGSISIGNIPTGSQDPYGLRRQALGVLQILKQNNWSISLEQLLDMVYDLYARKQLSERNGAEVKQDVQEFFTVRASYLLKDGGIEPDVVEAVLAHGIHIYPVTMEKAKILAEKRQDPGFKSTQEALGRVLNLAEKAVSMEVNPELFENNTEKDLYVTYQQVHDEYQHLLADEQPEKALRKLTELTEPIHRFFDNTMVMAENEKVKQNRLGLLSLISNDIMSFADFNTIQWKQQF from the coding sequence ATGAATAAGACAGTGTTATTTGAGCTAGGTCTTGAAGAAATGCCAGCCAGATTTATTGATGACGCTGTAAAACAGCTTACTGCTCATACAGAAGATTGGTTTAACGAAAACCGCATACCCTTCGGATCAATTCAAAGTTTTGCCACACCAAGACGACTTGCTGTTAAAATTTCCGATGTGGCTGAGCAGCAGACTGATATGGATGAAGAAGTGAAAGGTCCTGCGAAAAAGATTGCTCAAGATGAAGAAGGTAATTGGTCAAAAGCTGCTATCGGTTTTTCAAAAGGTCAGGGACAGACAGTTGATGACATTTATTTCAAGGAAATTAATGGTACGGAATATGTTCATATCAAAAAGTTTACTCAAGGTGAGTCTTCCTTCAAGTTATTAGCAGAATTTGGAGAAGTACTGCTAGGCTTAAATTTTCCTAAAAACATGAGATGGGGAAACTCGGACCTTCGTTTCATCCGGCCTATTCGCTGGATCGTGGCTTTATATGGGGATACCGTCATTCCTTTTCAAATCGGTAAAGTATCAACTGCTAAACATACGTACGGTCATCGATTTTTAGGAAGCGAAACGATCGTTTCGGAAGCTGATGAATATGAGTCTGTTATGGAGCGAGAGTTTGTAATTGCTGATCAAAATAAGCGTAAACAGCTTATAGTGGAACAGTTATCTAAGCTGGAAGAAACAAAAAACTGGCTGATTATGAAGGACGAGGATCTGCTGAATGAAGTGACTCACCTCGTTGAATACCCTACCGTATTCAGTGGAGCGTTTAGTGAAGAATTTTTAGAAGTACCCGAGGAAGCCCTCATTACATCAATGAAGGAACATCAGCGCTACTTTCCTGTCAGAGCAGGTAATGGGAGCCTTCAACCATATTTTGTAGCGGTTCGAAATGGAAATAGTGAACATTTAGATACAGTTTCACGTGGAAATGAAAAAGTATTAAAAGCAAGACTTGCTGATGCTCAGTTTTTCTATAGAGAGGATCAGAAAGGATCGCTGGAACAGAAAGCAGCAAAGCTTCAAAAGATGGTGTATCAGGAGGAGCTGGGAACGCTTGCTGATAAAGTGGACCGCGTAAAAACAATTACCGCTGAAATGAGTGCCATGCTTGAACTCTCTGAATCAGTTACGGCTAAAGCTATGCGAGCAGCAGAACTTTGCAAGTTTGATTTGGTAACACATATGGTTGATGAGTTTTCTGAACTTCAAGGAATTATGGGCGAGAAGTATGCGCGTTTGTTTGGCGAGGAGGAAGACGTTGCAGCAGCCATTAGAGAACATTACATGCCAACACATGCAGGGGGAGAACTTCCTGCAACCATGATTGGTTCAGTGGTCAGCGTAGCCGATAAATTGGATACGATTATTGGTTCGATCTCGATTGGGAATATTCCAACTGGTTCTCAAGATCCATATGGATTAAGAAGACAGGCACTTGGCGTATTACAGATTTTAAAACAAAACAATTGGTCGATTTCTTTAGAACAATTGCTTGATATGGTTTATGACCTTTATGCTAGAAAACAACTTTCCGAACGAAATGGAGCAGAAGTTAAGCAAGATGTTCAGGAATTTTTTACTGTTCGTGCCTCATACTTATTGAAAGATGGAGGAATTGAACCTGATGTCGTTGAAGCAGTATTAGCACACGGGATACACATCTACCCTGTAACTATGGAAAAAGCTAAAATACTAGCTGAAAAGCGGCAGGACCCAGGATTTAAGTCCACTCAGGAAGCTTTGGGCCGAGTGTTGAACCTTGCGGAGAAAGCAGTATCTATGGAAGTGAATCCGGAATTATTTGAAAATAACACAGAGAAGGATCTTTATGTTACTTATCAGCAAGTGCATGATGAGTATCAGCACTTGCTTGCAGACGAACAACCAGAAAAAGCTTTGCGTAAGTTAACTGAGCTTACTGAACCAATCCACCGGTTTTTCGACAATACGATGGTAATGGCAGAAAATGAAAAAGTGAAACAGAACAGATTGGGATTGTTAAGTTTAATTTCAAATGACATTATGTCCTTTGCAGATTTTAATACGATCCAATGGAAACAGCAGTTTTAA